From the genome of Apostichopus japonicus isolate 1M-3 chromosome 17, ASM3797524v1, whole genome shotgun sequence:
GTCAACGATATTGTTCCAAATCAAGGTATACATATCTTTCCTTCTGTTGTTTAAGGTTTCCTTGGTATTTtgcaattgtcgagattcagtgccaaataaaatcTTCAGGTTGGATGGTATGTAAGAGAAATTACCAGGCGTGGTTTACGAAAATAACTGTCACCTAGTTAGATTTTTATCAAGACCACTCTTAACTCGAACAGAATTGGCTAGGCCCATGGGTAATTTATGTAGTCTAGGATAGGCTTAACTTTAAAGTTAGATAACCCACACATTAATCAGGCTGGAATAGGCGTAACTTATACCAACAGTAGTATGCTGAAGTCTGTTAATGAGATATGGAGAAAtacattacattaatattaGGCCTAAGTTTTCTCAGTGTTTTCTGTTTACATGTTTGAAAGGCAGAAGGCACCACTTTCTATGCTGTGCGAAAAAGTAGGGGTGAGCGACAATAAGTGTAAGCTACCCCATGTAGGCTGATCTTAAAGCTAGACACAGTCATTTTTTCTTGAgaacatgtttgtttttctgtatttttattttgcaggTGAGCTATACCAGTTCAACACCCAAGGGCTTGAAGTTCTGTGTAAGTTCCATCTTATTAAAAGCCATCCCAGGGCTTACAATACTGGTTCAAACTTGATTTTCATTAAGTCATCCCAGGGCTTACAATACTGGTTCAAACTTGATATTTATTAAGCCATCCCAGGGCTTACAATACTGGTTCAAAGTTGATAACTATAAAGCCATCCCAGGGCTTACAGTACTGGTTTAAAGTTGATAACTATAAAGCCATCCCAGGGCTTACAGTACTGGTTTAAAGTTGATAACTATAAAGCCATCCCAGGGCTTACAGTACTGGTTTAAAGTTGATAATTATTAGCTATCACTTTATGTTAAGATAACTATACAGTTTACTTGGTCAATCAAACCAGCAGTTTATCAGGCCAAATATTATCCAAACTTGATGTCTAAAAATTGCTGACAAGTACTGAAAAAagctaaaaatatcaaaagtactaATAAAGCAAAAGAACTGCTACAAATTACTAACAAAGCATATGTAAAGCACTGAAAATACTTCAAATAAAAACCCGGAAAACTGCTCAAAATTACTGACAATCAGAACAAAGTATAGtgcaaataatcataaaaataaaaggaaaatttgaaacatatatatcaaaggtATTCTTAAACAGTTCTGATAGAAAACCACATACTACTTGACAGTAATTAAAACCCACTTTAAGAAATCCTTATCACTTCGTGAAATCATTTCTAGGCGACTCAACAAATACTTTGACATAAATCAATTTTAAGCACACAAAAAGAACTAAACAATATTAACAAGAACTTCACAGAGATACAAAAAGTACTTCAATTCCAACATTGCAAAGAAAACCATTCCAGAAAAAATAACACACATTTTGATCAAATGCTTGTGATAGATATCCAAAATCCACAACAGCATTTACAGTCAATCACTCTCTATATACACACTACTATCCCACAGAAACTGTTGTCGGAAAGGAGATTGTCCACAATATTCTGTCATGCCACgaacaaaaaaattgagttaCAGACAGCGAAACAAGACAAGAAGAGAATCAAAGCAAAATATAACATCAAACCAAACTTGCCAGTCACAACAATATGCTAATAAAACTCTCTCTGAAAAAGCAATAGAGCAACATTCAGTTGGTCAATCGAACATTACTGATATTAACTTGCAAAGTATACACACTTATGACACGTTTACTTTCTTCCCTCCAGATGACTTATGGCGTGATGGAAAGATTGCTATATTAAAGCAGTTAATAACAGACAAAAACGAACAAATTCATACCAGTTCTTATCCAAATTTCCCAGATATTTGCAGTCcaatattgtatactaatacTGCAAGACCATGTAATATTTGGAGAATAGTAGGTGATGGGAATTGTTTCTTTAGATCTTTGTCATTTATAAtaacaaagtctgaaaataaTCATCATATCCTAAGACGCTTGATAGTGCAATCTCTTCAGGAATGTGACCTACCATCTACTAGTAAATCTGTTCAGGATTATATGCAAACATCTCATATGTCAGATGATTCAGTGTGGGCTACTGAAGTGGAAATAATGACTGCTGCAAAAGTTTTACAAACTGACATTTATACATATGCTGTATCTGGTAGTGAATGGAAATGGCTACGATTTCCAGCATGTGGTAGTCTCTCAGAAAGAATAGATACAAATAAACGTGCAATTTacatacaaaacacaaataGAAGTCACTTTGATGTTGTGTATGGACTTAATAATACTGATCTCTGTCTTGTAGCACAGAACCTTGAATCTgcacaaccaaaaacaacaagagATCGTGTGCAAGAAGAACTGAACAGACAAAACTTGTGGCAACAAAATAAAGATGAACAGAAACAGAAAGTGAACATCACTAAATTACCTCCCAGTAGTAGCTGTTCCAACAGTACTAAACGTATGCAAAAACTTAGAGCAACTAACAGTGCATACAGAgaacaagaaaggaaaaaagacaTTACTTACCAAAGAACTAGAAGACAAAACAAGATGTACTGTCAAGAACAAATTCAGAAGAATGTAAAAAGAATGAAAGCCAAGAGGACAGATTGTGTGAACActcaaaatgaaagaacaagAAATACCAAGCGAATGAAAGATATCAGACAACAACCGGACTACTCTCAAAATGAAAAAGTACAGAACAGGAAACGAATGAAAGacacaagacaaaatgaggagtactctcaaaaggaaaagaaacaaaacatcaaacggatgaaagacacaagacaaaatgaggagtactctcaaaatgagaggaaaaaaaacatcaaaagagtgaaagacaaaagacaaaatgaggagtactctcaaaatgagaggaaaaaaaacatcaaaagagtgaaagacaaaagacaaaatgaggagtactctcaaaatgagaggaaaaaaaacatcaaaagagtgaaagacaaaagacaaaaactGGAATATTCTCAAATTGAACAgatacaaaacatcaaacgaATGAACACTATTCGCAAAAATGACACCTACTCTGTcccagaaaaacaaaagaatcaaGAACGTATGGCACAAGCTAGAACAGATCCACAGTTTGCAGCTAATGAAATCAAATCCAAATACAACAAGAGAACCAGCTGTAACACTTCATCAATTCAACAATTGCAAGAAAGCTTTTTCAACTCTATTTCAGTAGGTCCAGAATATGTGTGCTGTTGTTGTGAACAGTTATGGTATAAAGAAAGTGTCACTAGCTTTGTACAGAAAACAGCAAAATCTACTTTCAGCATTGCTTTACACAATCCTTCTATCAACAACAAATTGTGGATTTGTAGTACCTGCAAGGAATATATTAATTCTGATAAGATACCACCATTAAGCCTTAACAATAACATGAAGTTTGTGACAATTCCAAAAGAATTACAATTGCATTCTCTTGAAGAGAAATTAGTAGCTCTTCGTATACCATTTATGCAAATTCGAGAACTTCCTAGAGGGCAACAATTGAATCTGAAAGGAAATGTGGTAAATGTTGCAGCTGATGTGTCAAGTACATGTAGACTATTACCACGCAGGCTAAATGAAAGCATGACTATTCCTGTCAAGTTTAAGAGAAAACTTTCTTATAAGCACTCAGTTCAAAGTGAAAATGTCAGGCCCAATAAAGTAATTGATGCTGCAAAATGGCTAGTTGCAAACAGTCAATTATACAAAGATGAAAGAGTCTCAATTGATCAGAATTGGAATGAAACGATACAGCAGATGGATGATGATTGGCACGAATTCATAGAACCTCCTGAAAAACAAtctgacaaaaatgaaaatgctGACTTACCAGTAGGTGCAACTCCTTCAATTCAAAACAACAATGAAGACAATCCAGATTCAGATGATGATTGGACAGAAGCTCAAAATGATGACATGCAACTTACAGGTACATTAGATACTATGCTAACACCAGAATTTCAGGAACAAAGCCAACTTGCTTATTGCGTAGCACCAGGTGAAGGAAATAGACCTATGGGCTTATTTCAAGACAGTCTTTCTGAAATACTTGCATTTCCAACATTATTTGGTGGACAGCTAAGAAGTGACAACAAAGTTAAGGTACACTACAGCACAATTTGTAAGTGGGAACTGCGCAACAAAGATAGAAGATTTGCCAAATCTGTCCAAAACATATTCTACAAAACCAAGAAGCTACAAATAAACCAAATACAGCAGAAAGTAACACTTAgtatgagaaagaaaaaaacacaagggAAGAAATTAACTGctcaacatttcaaaacaaatgaaagtatcaAGCAAATCTTGACCCTAGATGAAGGATTTAGAGTATTCCGAACATTACGAGGATCCCCTCCCTATTGGGAAAGGTCCAAGAAAGAACTGTTTGCAATGATTCGACAACTTGGAATCCCAACATGGTTTCTGTCATTCTCTGCTGCTGAAACAAGGTGGCTTCACCTACTCAAAATCCTTGGAAGAAcaatcaaaaacaaacatttcacagaTGAAGAACTTTTAAACATGAATTGGAATGAGAAATCTGACCTTATCCAGAGTGACCCTGTCACATGTGCACGTCACTTTGATTACATGTTTCGTAGGTTCTTGAATAATTTCCTGTATAGTTCATATCATCCAATTGGTGAGATCATTGATCATTTCTACAGAGTTGAGTTCCAACAGAGAGGTTCCCCACACATTCACATGCTAGTTTGGGTCAAAGATGCACCTTTATATGGAAATGCAGCTCCTACAGAAGTAGCATCATTTGTTGATCAATATGTCACATGTAACATACCTGACACAGTCAACCAAACTGTTAACTTGCAATCTCACAGCCATGCAAAGACATGCAGGAAAAAGAGACAAGGTGTTTGCCGCTTTGGGTTTCCTATCCCACCAATGCCTAGAACCATGATTTTAACACCGTTAGAAGTTAAAGGCAATGACAAAACTACAGAACTGTACAAGTGCATAAAGGCTTACTTGGATGATTTGAAACTTGCTGAAGACATTACTGACACATTTGAAGATATGTTGACAAAGTTGGGAAGCACAGAAAGAGATTACATTCTTGCTATACGTTCATCAATAACATCAGACAAAATCTTTTTCAAAAGATCACCATCTGAAGTCAGGATTAATGGTTACAATAAAGTCTTGCTAGAAACTTGGAGAGCTAATATGGATATTCAATATGTGCTGGACCCATATGCATGTGCCATGTACATTGTATCTTACATTAGCAAAGGACAAAGAGGTATGAGTAACCTTATGCAACGTGCAACATCAGAAGCAAGAGAAGGGAACATGGACATCAAACAGCAAGTACGACACATTGGAAACAAATTCCTTAATCATGTTGAAATGAGTGCTCAAGAAGCAGTGTATTTGGtattacaaatgtcactcagaAAAGCCTCCAGGCagtttgtgtttataaataCCTCACCATTAGAAGATCGAACAATCCTGATCAAACCATTGGAATATATTCAACAGTTGCCAGATTACTCTACAGATATTGAATGTATGGGACTTATCAGGAAGTATGCTGCCCGACCTAAAGCACTACAACATTATTGCCTTGCAGACTTTGCAGCTTGGTTCGATATCACTAGTGACAACAAGAGCAATGAGAGTACTAATAATGATTATGAATTagatgaaaatgatgatgacCCTTCTATCAAATTGAACAAAGACAGCATTGCCCAAGACTATGAATCACATGATAATGCTGATGGCCATGATATGCAGGATACTGGTGAGGTCAAATGCTATACAGTTGGTGCATTAAACtttagaaaaagaaacaaagccaAGATCATCAGATATGTTCGGTTTAACAAGGAAAATGATGCAGAAAAGTACTACAGAGAGCAACTGATGTTGTTTTTTCCTTGGAGATCTGAGAATAATATCATAGAGTCATGTGATACATACCAAGAACGATACCTTCAGGTTGAATCCGAGATTAAAGACAAGGAAGCAGAATATAACCACAGTGGAGATATCATTGACCAGGCAATTgatgatattgaaaatgaagACCCTGAGATGTATGATGAGATTGCACCAAATACAGAACATATGGAAAAGGCTCATCGAGACGAAAAGGATAAACAACAAGTGAAAATCCCTTCCAATGAATCACCTGAATTGTATGATATTGGACAAGACATTGGGATTGCAGTCAATAGTGCAAACATAGAAGAATTGCAAAAACCTCGCTTGCCAGATTCAGAATATAGAACTCTAGTACGCAGCCTCAATAAAAAGCAGAAAGACTTTTTCTACTATGTACTGCATTggtgcaaaacaaaacaagaaccacTGTACACATTTCTTACTGGCGGAGCTGGTGTAGGAAAATCTCAAGTATTGAAAGCTCTGTACAATGCACTTTTGAAATACTATTCTAGCCAGCCTGGAAGTGATCCAGATGATACTCACATTCTTCTAATGGCACCAACAGGCAAAGCAGCATATGGTATCGAAGGCAGTACCATTCACAGTGCTCTACTCATTCCAGCTAGTCAAGGATTTCATTACAAGGCATTAACATCAGACAAGTTAAACTCACTTCGAGTGAAGttccgaaatttgaaaatcattttcattgaTGAAATATCTATGGTTGGTAATGGGATGTTTACATACATAGATAAAAGACTGCAACAAATTATGGGTAGCAAGAAAATATTTGGAGGTGTTAGCATTATTGCTGTTGGTGATCTCTTTCAACTCAAGCCAGTGTTTGATGGATGGATATTTAATAATCTAACTCATGATTATGGTCCACTTGCATCTAATTTATGGAGAGATCATTTTATGGCCTTTGAACTAACTGAAATCATGCGACAAAAAGATGACCAGAGTTTTGCTCAACTTTTGAACCGACTAAGAGAAAATAGACAAACAGATGATGATTTGAAGCTGCTGAACACTAGACAGTTTACAGTCGACAATGTTCCATCAAATGTTACACATGTTTATCAGACAAACCTAAGAGTGAATGCACACAATGATGAAGTTTTTTCCAAACTAGACACTCTAAAGCTCACAATTAGATCTCAAGACATTGTCGTAGGTGATGTCCCAAACACAGTCAAACAGAAAATACTGACTTGCATACCGAACAATCCTCAAAAGACAATGGGATTATTCACTGAACTATCGTTGGGCATTGATCAAAGAGTTGACCTCTGTCTCAATGTTTCAGTTGAAGATGGAATGATAAATGGTGCTACTGGTATCATCAAGTATATAGAGAATGTACATGATCAGAACATTCACACTATATGGGTACAGTTCGATGACATTACTGTAGGTAAAGCATGTCGACACTCTAAAAGAGAACTGTATCATTCAAAGCTTGCTTCAACATGGACACCAATATCAAGAAGTAGTCGACAGTTCAGGATTGGTCGCAACAAAAATGCAGAAGTTATGCGGAAACAATTTCCCCTCAGACCAGCAACTGCAAAGACAGTCCATAGATGTCAAGGAGATACAATGAAAGAGATAGTTGTTGATATGTCAGGTGCTAGATCACAATGTCACATACACTATGTTGCATTAAGTAGAGTGACTTCCATAAATGGATTATACATTCTTGAACTTAATCCAGAAAAAATTAATGTCGATCGAAATGTTGTCAAGGAAGTAGAAAACCTACGATCCATACGATCATTGAAAATATGCAGCCATGCATTTGAAAGTACGGACAGCACTACCAtcattcatcaaaatgtaagaTCACTGAAGAGACACATTTCTGACATAATTCATGACAGCACAATCACATCTGCTGATATTCTACTTTTCACTGAATGCCATATATCAGAAGCAATACCAAATGATGAGCTGTTCATTGAAGGATTTACACTATTCAAAAACATCCCATCTCATGCTCCTGTCTCAAATTCCCCATATGGCACTGTAATCTACACTAAGAATAATATCACAACACTGACTGAACATACTCtgaatacaaataatattgaaatcTCCCTGACGACCAAAGACACATGTGCTGGAACTGTTCAAATTGCACTAATTTACAGGTCTAATAAGGTTCCCATGCAACAATTCCATGATGAATTGAGTAACTTTCTAAGTCACATAGATCATACACAACAAACATTGATTATTGGTGATTTCAATGTTGATGTACTCCAAAACACGCCAGAGAAAAAGAGCCTTCTCTCTTTATTCACAAGAACATTCAAATACCAACAAATCATACTCACTCCTACAACAGATTATAACTCATGCTTAGATCATATCTACACAAATATTCCTACAAGTAAAACAATTGGTAGTGGAGTCCTTGAGAGCTATTACAGTGATCACAAAGCAACATGGATTTCTCTGCAAAACTGCCATGAAAACACAACAAGTTAAACCAAAATATGTGTACCATATGTCTTATGTGCTCAAATTTGAACCCAATTTTGAAGTAACTTGAAGaaacttttatatttctttaaaaagtggaacatattgatgatatttctttaaaaaaatggaacaaaCTTGATCAAACTGAAACCACATTTGATGAACCTTGCAAATTTTAACAAGTAtttaaaaaacaagaacaaaatttaaacaatcATGAACAAACTTGAACACAATTTGAACAAATCTTACCAAAACTTGAACAAACTTGAACCAAATTTGAATAACTGTGAGCGAAATTTGAATAAACTTtaaccaaatttgaataatatttgAACAAAGTTGAACAAACCTTGACCAAAATTTGAACAAGGTTGAGCAAATCGTGAACAAAAATTTAACCACTTCGAATAACTTTGACAATTTTAACAACAATTGAACAAACTTgaacaatatttttaatttctttaaaaaatggaacaaaattgATGAAACTGCAACCAAATTTGATTAACCTTGCAAATTTGAACCAAAATTTAACAATCCAGAACAACATCAAGCTAAAgacaacaaggtatcacgtttcattactgtctgcattttgtagcgacacaaacaattcttcacttgcaagcaacagaaagttaactttcaaaTATCCAAGTCCATACATATCAATGACAATCATATTTACAACATATAACTTCTCCAGTACTCAAAGCAAACTTGAAAAGTTAGACATTTGTCGGTCACACATGGAATACAAAGGGCTTTTTGATTGTTGTATATGTCAGTGAATCAATGCAGCACTAATTATAGTGCAAATTATACACCTCTTCTCACAAGCCTCTCACCAGGTATATTAAAGTGAGGGTGATGAACAGAGCCATCAGTTTCAGATATACCCTAACTTAGAGGTAAACCCAGTTTGTGtgtacaaaatgaaacaatttttcaGCCGAATCTCCCAAAAATTAAAAGAGATGAAATATGTGTTTTGAATTTGCACATTAAATTAGTTATAAATAACAATGCATCTGTAGTTTGGTGTAAACAAAGAAAGTGCATTCGAACCTCTGCCACCCAGACCAAAATGATCCATAGTCTAACGCCTTGCCCACTGTGCCACTGCACAAGCGTAAGAAACCTGAATTGTTCGACATATAGGCAATAGGCAACTAATGTCGTGGCAGATTTAAAAATACCCCCTCCTTGTTATAGAGGCCAGCTGCCCACCCCGTTGCCAGTCCTATCTTTACGAATAACATTATAATCAGGAATTATAATAATTGATGTTGGTATATTGTCATGAAACCAGTTTTTCGTAGTTACAGCAAACCTAAAAGAGCATTCAAATGGAAAACACAAAAGGTCATTAACTTCTCATTATTTTTTCAGAGACTGCAGGTATTCAAATGAATTAACAtgttaatatttgtttctaCAATCTTTTCATTGCAGATTCATGGGCCATAAACTAGGCTCATAACTTCAGTAAACGTGAGCGTAGAAATGGACCAAAAGAACATACAATTCACCATACTTAATAAAGATTAGTTACAATAGCTGACCCTCCCAACCGATAAAACGCACAGCTTTCTTGAAGGAGCCACCATAGAGGACAAGCTCCAGACTGAAGGATGTGAAGAATACAAGGAAGCACAATAACCAAAATCACAAAAACTATACCATCTGCCAGCACTTCAGCTAACTCTATGTCTTCATCCAGCTCTACCTCAAAACAAGGTGTAAAGACCCTGCAGTTCTGACAATGGTGTTCAACATAAAAGTACTCTGTATTTCTTGATTTTAAGATTTTAAGGGTTCctaataatttattcatttctgGTCTACATTTTTTGGCAGAATTGTCCAAAACCAAGTTTAGTTAGGAAAGCAGTATATGTTAATACAATATGGTTCATGGAAGAAATGAGGGGATGGATAGCAGGCGGGTAGTGGTGGGGCTTACAttacaacaatatttattttaaaacaaaaagtcaTAATCATTTACTGCCATTAAACCTCAATCAACACTACATGGTCTCTTTCCTTTTATATATAGTTGTAAATAGTTGTGTAGTTTaagttcatatattttatataacaacagtacagtttatatctagtatttgaaaaaaataaacaatatccATGTATTTGAGATATCTGAGTATTTGTCTTTTTTCAGTAATTTGACAC
Proteins encoded in this window:
- the LOC139984966 gene encoding uncharacterized protein, translating into MPRTKKLSYRQRNKTRRESKQNITSNQTCQSQQYANKTLSEKAIEQHSVGQSNITDINLQSIHTYDTFTFFPPDDLWRDGKIAILKQLITDKNEQIHTSSYPNFPDICSPILYTNTARPCNIWRIVGDGNCFFRSLSFIITKSENNHHILRRLIVQSLQECDLPSTSKSVQDYMQTSHMSDDSVWATEVEIMTAAKVLQTDIYTYAVSGSEWKWLRFPACGSLSERIDTNKRAIYIQNTNRSHFDVVYGLNNTDLCLVAQNLESAQPKTTRDRVQEELNRQNLWQQNKDEQKQKVNITKLPPSSSCSNSTKRMQKLRATNSAYREQERKKDITYQRTRRQNKMYCQEQIQKNVKRMKAKRTDCVNTQNERTRNTKRMKDIRQQPDYSQNEKVQNRKRMKDTRQNEEYSQKEKKQNIKRMKDTRQNEEYSQNERKKNIKRVKDKRQNEEYSQNERKKNIKRVKDKRQNEEYSQNERKKNIKRVKDKRQKLEYSQIEQIQNIKRMNTIRKNDTYSVPEKQKNQERMAQARTDPQFAANEIKSKYNKRTSCNTSSIQQLQESFFNSISVGPEYVCCCCEQLWYKESVTSFVQKTAKSTFSIALHNPSINNKLWICSTCKEYINSDKIPPLSLNNNMKFVTIPKELQLHSLEEKLVALRIPFMQIRELPRGQQLNLKGNVVNVAADVSSTCRLLPRRLNESMTIPVKFKRKLSYKHSVQSENVRPNKVIDAAKWLVANSQLYKDERVSIDQNWNETIQQMDDDWHEFIEPPEKQSDKNENADLPVGATPSIQNNNEDNPDSDDDWTEAQNDDMQLTGTLDTMLTPEFQEQSQLAYCVAPGEGNRPMGLFQDSLSEILAFPTLFGGQLRSDNKVKVHYSTICKWELRNKDRRFAKSVQNIFYKTKKLQINQIQQKVTLSMRKKKTQGKKLTAQHFKTNESIKQILTLDEGFRVFRTLRGSPPYWERSKKELFAMIRQLGIPTWFLSFSAAETRWLHLLKILGRTIKNKHFTDEELLNMNWNEKSDLIQSDPVTCARHFDYMFRRFLNNFLYSSYHPIGEIIDHFYRVEFQQRGSPHIHMLVWVKDAPLYGNAAPTEVASFVDQYVTCNIPDTVNQTVNLQSHSHAKTCRKKRQGVCRFGFPIPPMPRTMILTPLEVKGNDKTTELYKCIKAYLDDLKLAEDITDTFEDMLTKLGSTERDYILAIRSSITSDKIFFKRSPSEVRINGYNKVLLETWRANMDIQYVLDPYACAMYIVSYISKGQRGMSNLMQRATSEAREGNMDIKQQVRHIGNKFLNHVEMSAQEAVYLVLQMSLRKASRQFVFINTSPLEDRTILIKPLEYIQQLPDYSTDIECMGLIRKYAARPKALQHYCLADFAAWFDITSDNKSNESTNNDYELDENDDDPSIKLNKDSIAQDYESHDNADGHDMQDTGEVKCYTVGALNFRKRNKAKIIRYVRFNKENDAEKYYREQLMLFFPWRSENNIIESCDTYQERYLQVESEIKDKEAEYNHSGDIIDQAIDDIENEDPEMYDEIAPNTEHMEKAHRDEKDKQQVKIPSNESPELYDIGQDIGIAVNSANIEELQKPRLPDSEYRTLVRSLNKKQKDFFYYVLHWCKTKQEPLYTFLTGGAGVGKSQVLKALYNALLKYYSSQPGSDPDDTHILLMAPTGKAAYGIEGSTIHSALLIPASQGFHYKALTSDKLNSLRVKFRNLKIIFIDEISMVGNGMFTYIDKRLQQIMGSKKIFGGVSIIAVGDLFQLKPVFDGWIFNNLTHDYGPLASNLWRDHFMAFELTEIMRQKDDQSFAQLLNRLRENRQTDDDLKLLNTRQFTVDNVPSNVTHVYQTNLRVNAHNDEVFSKLDTLKLTIRSQDIVVGDVPNTVKQKILTCIPNNPQKTMGLFTELSLGIDQRVDLCLNVSVEDGMINGATGIIKYIENVHDQNIHTIWVQFDDITVGKACRHSKRELYHSKLASTWTPISRSSRQFRIGRNKNAEVMRKQFPLRPATAKTVHRCQGDTMKEIVVDMSGARSQCHIHYVALSRVTSINGLYILELNPEKINVDRNVVKEVENLRSIRSLKICSHAFESTDSTTIIHQNVRSLKRHISDIIHDSTITSADILLFTECHISEAIPNDELFIEGFTLFKNIPSHAPVSNSPYGTVIYTKNNITTLTEHTLNTNNIEISLTTKDTCAGTVQIALIYRSNKVPMQQFHDELSNFLSHIDHTQQTLIIGDFNVDVLQNTPEKKSLLSLFTRTFKYQQIILTPTTDYNSCLDHIYTNIPTSKTIGSGVLESYYSDHKATWISLQNCHENTTS